Proteins encoded together in one Bacteroides ovatus window:
- a CDS encoding MFS transporter, whose amino-acid sequence MNNQFTHPKERIRFAILTFFFAQGLCMASWASRIPDFKDVFAANYAFYWGLILFMIPVGKFVAIPLAGYLVSKLGSRSMVQVSILGYASSLLCVGLAHEVYLLGFLLFCFGVFWNLCDISFNTQGIEVERLYGKTIMATFHGGWSLGACAGALIGFVMILAGVSPIWHYTLIFIIILIIALSGRKYLQESAPQEAEVSDTKTQERNTAKAPNGFRLLFQKPEMLLLQLGLVGLFALIVESAMFDWSAVYFESVVHVPKSLQIGFLVFMIMMATGRFLTNYAYQLWGKKKVLQLAGSFICIGFFVSALLGGVFESMAMKVIINSLGFMLVGLGISCIVPTLYSFVGAKSKTPISIALTILSSISFIGSLIAPLLIGAISQAFDIRIAYMIIGILGGCIVLIVSFSSAFNIQESGDKPE is encoded by the coding sequence ATGAATAACCAATTTACGCATCCAAAAGAGAGAATACGTTTTGCCATATTGACTTTTTTCTTTGCCCAAGGACTTTGTATGGCAAGTTGGGCCAGCCGAATCCCTGATTTTAAAGACGTTTTTGCCGCAAATTATGCTTTCTACTGGGGACTGATTTTATTTATGATTCCTGTCGGAAAGTTTGTCGCGATCCCCTTGGCTGGCTATCTTGTTTCGAAGTTAGGAAGCCGGAGCATGGTACAGGTCAGTATCCTGGGATACGCTTCATCCCTGCTTTGTGTCGGATTGGCTCATGAGGTCTATCTTTTAGGCTTTCTGCTCTTTTGCTTCGGGGTGTTCTGGAATTTATGTGATATATCATTCAATACACAAGGCATTGAAGTGGAACGTTTGTATGGTAAAACCATTATGGCCACTTTTCATGGAGGATGGAGTCTGGGGGCATGTGCAGGAGCACTTATCGGCTTCGTAATGATTTTGGCAGGAGTCTCCCCTATCTGGCATTACACACTGATATTTATCATCATCCTTATAATTGCACTTTCCGGGCGGAAATATTTGCAGGAGAGCGCACCGCAGGAAGCGGAAGTTTCTGATACGAAGACGCAGGAAAGAAATACGGCCAAAGCTCCCAATGGTTTTCGCCTGTTATTTCAAAAACCGGAAATGTTGCTTTTGCAGTTAGGCCTTGTCGGACTGTTCGCGCTGATTGTAGAAAGCGCGATGTTCGACTGGAGTGCCGTTTATTTCGAATCAGTGGTTCACGTACCTAAATCATTGCAAATCGGTTTTCTTGTATTTATGATTATGATGGCAACGGGCCGTTTCCTGACTAACTACGCTTATCAGCTTTGGGGAAAGAAGAAAGTCCTGCAACTGGCGGGCAGCTTTATCTGTATCGGCTTTTTTGTTTCTGCCCTGTTAGGAGGAGTTTTCGAATCTATGGCCATGAAAGTAATCATCAATTCTTTAGGTTTTATGCTGGTCGGCTTGGGTATTTCCTGCATTGTGCCTACTTTGTACAGCTTCGTGGGAGCAAAATCAAAAACACCGATCAGTATTGCACTTACCATTCTGTCAAGCATCAGTTTTATAGGCTCGCTGATTGCTCCCCTGCTTATCGGTGCCATCTCGCAGGCGTTCGATATCCGTATCGCTTATATGATTATCGGCATATTGGGTGGATGTATCGTATTAATAGTCAGTTTCAGTAGTGCTTTCAATATTCAGGAATCTGGCGATAAACCTGAATAG
- a CDS encoding DUF6298 domain-containing protein, giving the protein MNIQVRTILLGLLSIGFVQSYAQTFALQVKNDQITYLNDDRGNRVLDFSTCGYKSSEQDIPSVRNVVFVPWKAGDNTARIQRAIDYVASLTPDASGFRGAVLLDQGEFSLSGSIRISASGIVLRGTDKEKTILLKKGVDRGALIYMEGVDDLNVQDTLKVLSHYVPVNARTLEVASGVSLKKGDRVMVTRPSGKEWIASLGCDIFGGGISALGWKEGDMDLTWDRTVCEVNGNQVTLDTPLTVALDANYGTSSLLTYQWNGRIHDCGVENMTLISDYDKRYPKDEDHCWTGISIEDAENCWVRLVNFKHFAGSAVIVQRTGSKITVEDCISKEPVSEIGGMRRCTFHTLGQQTLFQRCYSEQGIHDFAAGYCAAGPNAFVQCDSYESLGFSGSIDAWACGLLFDVVNIDGHNLTFKNLGQDKNGAGWNTANSLFWQCTAAEIECYAPAKDAMNRAYGCWAQFSGDGEWAQSNNHVQPRSIFYAQLKERLNKECAERARILPRNTSATSSPTVEVAMELAKEAYKPRLTLEHWIGDNKFAPSVASTGVKSIDDIKEKKSAALANSSSTAAKLLTQPEVTVTNGRIQMDGALLVGGSHTTPWWNGKLKTNYLKKASPAITRFVPGREGLGLTDRIDSVVDFMKQKNILVFDQNYGLWYDRRRDDHERIRRRDGDVWGPFYEQPFGRSGQGTAWEGLSKYDLKRPNAWYWSRLKEFAEKGNKDGLLLFHENYFQHNILEAGAHWVDSPWRSSNNINQTGFPEPAPFAGDKRIFVADMFYDITHPVRRELHRQYIRQCLNNFADNSNVIQLTSAEFTGPLHFVQFWLDVIAEWETETGKKAKVALSTTKDVQDAILADPKRAAVVDIIDIRYWHYKTDGIFAPEGGKNMAPRQHMRKMKVGKVTFTEAYKAVNEYRQKFPQKAVTFYAQNYPAMGWAVFMAGGSCPVIPCTDKAFLKDAAAMDVEETNTDEYKKMVKSDIGSIIYSKSGTEIPVQLSSGKYVLKYIHPASGKIETMNKSLKINGLYKLKVPDKKEGIYWFHKL; this is encoded by the coding sequence ATGAATATACAAGTAAGAACGATCCTTTTAGGATTATTGAGCATTGGGTTTGTGCAAAGTTATGCGCAAACCTTTGCTTTACAGGTTAAGAATGACCAGATCACTTACCTGAATGATGATCGGGGAAACCGGGTTCTCGATTTCTCGACATGCGGATATAAATCCTCCGAACAGGATATTCCTTCTGTCCGTAATGTGGTGTTTGTACCCTGGAAAGCCGGAGATAATACAGCGCGCATTCAACGTGCCATTGATTATGTAGCTTCGCTGACTCCCGACGCTTCCGGTTTTCGGGGAGCCGTATTACTCGATCAGGGAGAGTTTTCCCTGTCCGGCAGTATTCGTATCTCCGCATCCGGAATTGTATTGCGGGGTACGGATAAAGAAAAAACAATACTGCTGAAAAAGGGCGTGGACAGAGGTGCGCTTATCTACATGGAAGGAGTGGACGACCTGAATGTACAAGACACATTGAAGGTGCTTTCCCACTATGTTCCGGTAAACGCGAGAACATTGGAAGTCGCTTCGGGTGTTTCTCTGAAAAAAGGAGACCGTGTCATGGTTACCCGTCCTTCCGGCAAAGAATGGATTGCCTCTTTGGGTTGTGATATTTTTGGAGGAGGTATCAGTGCTTTGGGATGGAAAGAAGGTGACATGGATCTGACTTGGGACAGAACAGTCTGCGAAGTAAATGGCAACCAAGTAACACTGGATACTCCGCTGACCGTAGCTTTGGATGCCAACTATGGAACTTCTTCCCTGTTGACTTATCAATGGAACGGACGTATTCACGATTGTGGCGTAGAAAATATGACACTGATTTCTGATTACGACAAACGTTATCCTAAAGACGAGGATCATTGCTGGACAGGTATTTCCATTGAAGATGCGGAAAACTGTTGGGTGAGACTGGTTAATTTCAAGCATTTTGCAGGAAGTGCTGTAATTGTTCAGCGTACAGGTTCCAAAATTACCGTTGAAGACTGTATCTCGAAAGAACCCGTTTCAGAAATCGGAGGGATGCGTCGTTGCACTTTCCATACGCTGGGACAACAAACTTTATTTCAACGCTGTTATTCGGAACAGGGTATTCATGACTTTGCTGCCGGATATTGCGCAGCCGGTCCCAATGCTTTTGTACAATGTGATTCGTATGAATCTTTGGGATTCAGCGGTTCTATTGATGCCTGGGCGTGCGGACTGCTGTTTGACGTAGTAAATATCGACGGTCATAACCTGACTTTCAAGAATTTGGGACAAGATAAAAACGGAGCCGGTTGGAATACGGCAAACAGCTTGTTTTGGCAATGTACGGCAGCGGAAATCGAATGTTATGCCCCGGCAAAAGATGCGATGAACCGTGCATACGGTTGTTGGGCACAATTCTCCGGTGACGGTGAATGGGCACAGTCCAACAATCATGTACAACCTCGCAGTATTTTTTATGCTCAATTGAAAGAACGGTTGAACAAAGAATGTGCAGAACGTGCACGTATTCTGCCCAGAAATACAAGTGCAACCAGTAGTCCTACAGTGGAAGTAGCTATGGAACTCGCTAAAGAAGCATATAAACCACGATTGACGTTGGAACATTGGATCGGCGATAACAAGTTTGCTCCTTCGGTGGCATCAACCGGAGTAAAATCAATCGATGATATTAAAGAGAAAAAGAGCGCTGCACTTGCAAATTCTTCTTCTACTGCTGCTAAATTATTAACCCAACCGGAAGTAACTGTAACCAATGGACGTATTCAGATGGACGGTGCTCTATTGGTGGGAGGCAGTCATACCACCCCTTGGTGGAACGGAAAGCTCAAAACCAATTATCTAAAAAAGGCAAGTCCGGCCATCACCCGCTTTGTGCCGGGACGCGAGGGATTGGGATTAACCGACCGCATTGATTCTGTAGTCGACTTTATGAAACAGAAAAACATTCTTGTTTTCGATCAGAATTATGGTCTTTGGTACGATCGTCGCCGGGATGACCACGAACGGATTCGCCGTCGCGATGGTGATGTATGGGGACCTTTCTATGAACAGCCATTTGGTCGTAGCGGTCAGGGAACAGCATGGGAAGGATTGAGCAAATATGATTTGAAGCGCCCTAATGCATGGTACTGGAGCCGCTTAAAAGAATTTGCAGAAAAAGGAAATAAGGACGGACTGCTGTTGTTCCATGAAAACTATTTCCAACACAATATATTGGAAGCCGGTGCGCATTGGGTAGATTCTCCATGGAGAAGCAGCAATAACATCAATCAGACCGGATTTCCTGAACCTGCTCCATTTGCCGGAGACAAACGAATCTTTGTGGCGGATATGTTCTATGACATTACTCATCCTGTCCGTCGTGAACTGCACAGACAATATATCCGCCAATGCCTGAATAACTTCGCGGACAATTCGAATGTCATTCAGTTGACAAGTGCCGAATTTACAGGCCCGTTGCACTTCGTACAATTTTGGTTGGACGTGATAGCTGAATGGGAAACTGAAACCGGAAAGAAAGCAAAAGTAGCATTAAGTACAACGAAAGATGTACAAGATGCAATCCTTGCAGATCCTAAACGCGCTGCCGTAGTAGATATTATTGATATTCGATACTGGCATTATAAGACGGACGGAATCTTTGCGCCGGAAGGTGGAAAGAATATGGCGCCACGTCAGCACATGCGGAAGATGAAAGTGGGAAAGGTAACTTTCACAGAAGCATATAAAGCTGTCAATGAGTATCGTCAGAAATTTCCTCAAAAGGCAGTGACATTCTACGCACAGAATTATCCGGCTATGGGATGGGCTGTATTTATGGCAGGAGGTTCATGTCCTGTAATTCCGTGCACAGATAAAGCGTTCCTGAAGGATGCAGCAGCAATGGATGTGGAAGAAACAAATACGGATGAGTACAAGAAAATGGTAAAATCTGATATTGGAAGTATCATTTATTCCAAGTCCGGAACAGAAATTCCTGTTCAATTATCGTCCGGAAAGTATGTATTAAAGTACATCCACCCTGCTTCCGGAAAGATTGAAACGATGAATAAATCACTGAAAATAAATGGTTTATACAAACTAAAGGTGCCAGATAAGAAAGAAGGTATTTATTGGTTCCATAAGTTATAA
- a CDS encoding threonine/serine exporter family protein: MKTGESLLSIGKFIAEYSAHLMGAGVHTSRVVRNTKRIGEAFGLDVKLSVFHRNIILTIIDKETNEACNEVIDIPAHPISFEHNSELSALSWEAVDNHLSLEELKDKYKKIISAPRIHPLFVLLLVGFANASFCKLFGGDLISMGIVFSATITGFYLKQQMQAKKINHYVVFIVSAFVASLCASTALIFDTTSEIAMATSVLYLVPGVPLINGVIDVVEGYVLTGFARLTEASLLIVSIAIGLSFTLLMVKNSLI; encoded by the coding sequence ATGAAGACAGGCGAATCTTTATTATCCATAGGTAAATTTATTGCAGAATATTCAGCCCATTTAATGGGAGCCGGAGTACACACCTCGCGGGTAGTACGTAACACAAAGCGTATTGGAGAGGCTTTCGGACTAGATGTCAAATTAAGCGTATTTCATAGAAACATCATTCTGACTATTATAGACAAAGAAACAAACGAGGCTTGTAACGAGGTCATAGACATTCCTGCACACCCGATCAGTTTTGAACATAATTCAGAGTTAAGCGCATTAAGCTGGGAAGCAGTAGACAATCATTTGTCATTGGAAGAATTGAAAGACAAATACAAGAAGATTATTTCTGCTCCGCGGATACATCCGCTTTTCGTTTTACTACTGGTAGGATTTGCCAATGCGTCTTTCTGCAAATTGTTCGGCGGTGATTTAATTTCGATGGGAATTGTGTTCTCGGCTACCATTACAGGATTCTACCTGAAACAACAAATGCAGGCGAAAAAGATCAATCATTATGTTGTATTTATTGTTTCGGCTTTTGTTGCTTCCCTGTGTGCTTCCACCGCGCTGATTTTCGACACAACTTCGGAGATTGCCATGGCAACCAGCGTGCTTTATCTTGTGCCTGGGGTTCCCTTGATTAATGGCGTGATTGATGTAGTAGAAGGATACGTTTTAACAGGATTTGCCCGTCTGACAGAGGCTTCTTTGTTGATTGTCAGCATCGCTATCGGACTTTCCTTCACATTATTAATGGTAAAAAACAGTTTAATTTGA
- a CDS encoding SDR family oxidoreductase, producing the protein MQPQVILITGASSGFGKITAQMLSEQGHIVYGTSRKPSEDMNHVKMLVVDVTNSFSVCQAVERILSEQGRIDVLINNAGIGIGGALELATEEEVNIQMNTNFFGVVNMCKAVLPSMRKARKGKIININSIGGVMGIPYQGFYSASKFAVEGYSEALALEVHPFHIKVCVVEPGDFNTGFTDNRNISEQTRLDADYGESFLKSLEIIEKEERNGCHPRKLGAAICKIVERTNPPFRTKVGPWIQVLFAKSKKWLPDAVMQYALRIFYAIK; encoded by the coding sequence ATGCAACCACAAGTCATACTTATCACCGGAGCGTCTTCCGGATTCGGTAAGATTACCGCCCAAATGTTATCGGAACAAGGGCACATCGTTTATGGAACAAGCCGGAAACCTTCTGAAGACATGAATCATGTAAAAATGCTTGTTGTCGATGTCACCAATTCCTTTTCCGTTTGTCAGGCCGTAGAGCGGATTCTATCGGAGCAGGGACGGATTGATGTATTGATTAATAATGCTGGAATAGGTATCGGCGGCGCATTGGAACTTGCCACTGAAGAAGAAGTGAATATACAAATGAATACAAACTTCTTCGGTGTAGTGAATATGTGTAAAGCTGTTTTGCCATCTATGAGAAAGGCGCGAAAGGGCAAGATTATCAATATCAACTCTATCGGTGGTGTAATGGGAATCCCCTATCAGGGATTTTATTCTGCTTCGAAATTTGCAGTCGAGGGATATAGCGAAGCATTGGCTTTAGAGGTTCATCCGTTCCATATAAAGGTTTGTGTAGTAGAACCGGGAGACTTTAACACCGGATTTACTGATAACCGGAATATCTCCGAACAGACAAGACTGGATGCCGATTACGGAGAAAGTTTTCTGAAATCATTAGAGATTATAGAAAAAGAAGAACGTAATGGATGCCATCCGCGGAAGTTGGGTGCTGCCATCTGTAAGATAGTGGAACGTACCAATCCTCCTTTTCGGACGAAAGTAGGTCCCTGGATACAGGTATTGTTTGCGAAGAGTAAAAAATGGTTGCCTGATGCAGTGATGCAATATGCCTTACGGATATTCTACGCAATTAAGTAA
- a CDS encoding HAD family hydrolase — protein MIKNIVFDFGGVIVDIDRDKAVQAFIKLGLADADTRLDKYHQTGIFQELEEGKLSADEFRKQLGDLCGRPLTMEETKQAWLGFFNEVNLNKLDYILELRKSYHVYILSNTNPFVMSWACSSDFSSKKKPLNDYCDKLYLSYEVGHTKPAPEIFEFMVNDCNIIPSETLFVDDGASNIHIGKELGFETFQPKNGEDWREEMTAILQK, from the coding sequence ATGATTAAAAACATTGTATTTGATTTTGGAGGAGTGATTGTAGATATTGATCGTGACAAAGCGGTTCAGGCATTTATCAAACTGGGACTGGCAGATGCTGATACCCGGCTGGATAAATATCACCAGACCGGCATCTTTCAAGAACTGGAAGAAGGAAAGCTAAGTGCGGATGAGTTTCGGAAACAACTGGGGGATTTATGTGGCCGTCCATTGACGATGGAGGAAACCAAACAGGCATGGCTGGGCTTTTTCAATGAAGTGAATCTAAATAAACTCGATTATATATTGGAATTGAGAAAGTCCTATCATGTGTATATTTTAAGTAATACCAATCCTTTTGTTATGTCGTGGGCATGCAGCTCTGATTTCTCATCGAAGAAAAAGCCGCTGAATGATTATTGTGACAAACTATATTTGTCTTATGAGGTCGGTCATACGAAACCTGCGCCCGAAATTTTCGAATTTATGGTAAATGATTGCAATATCATTCCTTCCGAAACTTTATTTGTAGATGACGGTGCTTCGAATATCCATATAGGCAAGGAACTCGGATTTGAAACGTTCCAACCGAAGAATGGTGAAGATTGGCGGGAAGAAATGACTGCTATCTTGCAGAAATGA
- a CDS encoding threonine/serine exporter family protein, protein MIALDILTDGFFAAVAGIGFGAISDPPLRAFKMIAILAALGHACRFCLMTYLGMDIATGSLFAGLVIGFGSLWLGKKVYCPMTVLYIPALLPMIPGKFAYNMVFSLIMCLQNVNDLDKLDKFMSMFFSNTLIASTVIFMLAVGATFPMFLFPHRAFSLTRH, encoded by the coding sequence ATGATAGCACTTGACATTCTTACTGATGGATTTTTTGCAGCAGTAGCAGGTATAGGATTTGGTGCGATTTCCGATCCTCCTTTGCGTGCATTCAAGATGATTGCCATACTGGCAGCATTGGGACACGCCTGTCGTTTTTGTTTGATGACCTATTTAGGCATGGACATTGCCACAGGTTCGTTGTTTGCCGGATTAGTCATCGGCTTCGGCAGTTTGTGGTTAGGGAAAAAAGTATATTGCCCGATGACGGTATTGTACATTCCGGCATTACTTCCCATGATTCCGGGAAAGTTTGCATACAACATGGTATTTTCACTTATCATGTGTCTGCAAAATGTAAATGATCTGGATAAGCTGGACAAGTTCATGTCGATGTTCTTCTCTAATACTCTGATAGCAAGCACAGTGATTTTCATGTTGGCGGTAGGAGCTACGTTCCCGATGTTCCTGTTCCCACATAGAGCCTTTTCATTAACAAGACATTAA
- a CDS encoding RNA polymerase sigma factor: MMEQTNHSTDTLLASFQAGNMAAFSQLYNLHINVLFNYGLKLTIDKELLKDCIHDIFVKLYTKKDELGTIDNLRSYLFISLKNKLCDELRRRMYMSDTAVEEVSISTPTDVEDDYMEEEQRKNEFSLVRRLLDQLSPRQREALTLYYIEEKKYEDICEIMNMNYQSVRNLMHRGLTKLRSLAS, from the coding sequence ATGATGGAACAGACTAATCATTCAACCGACACTTTACTCGCTTCTTTTCAAGCGGGAAACATGGCAGCTTTTTCACAGCTGTATAACTTGCACATCAACGTCCTTTTTAATTACGGATTGAAGTTGACCATTGATAAAGAGTTACTGAAAGATTGTATTCATGACATCTTCGTGAAACTCTATACAAAGAAAGATGAATTAGGCACCATTGATAATTTGAGATCTTATTTATTTATCTCCTTAAAGAATAAGTTGTGTGATGAACTTCGCAGACGTATGTATATGTCTGATACGGCAGTAGAAGAAGTTAGCATATCCACTCCTACAGATGTAGAAGATGATTATATGGAAGAAGAGCAACGCAAGAATGAATTTTCATTGGTTAGACGTCTGCTGGATCAATTATCTCCCCGCCAACGTGAAGCGCTTACATTATATTATATAGAAGAAAAGAAATACGAGGATATCTGCGAGATTATGAATATGAATTATCAGTCTGTACGCAACCTGATGCATCGCGGATTGACAAAATTGCGTAGTCTGGCGAGTTAA
- a CDS encoding polysaccharide lyase translates to MNNIKKVLSAWMLVACVLPVAAQYPVIPDSVKARGAKQEAEFERKSDAAWEKALPTVLEEAKKGRPYKPWASKPEDLIKSNIPAFPGAEGGGMYTPGGRGGKVIVVTSLEDSGPGTLREACETGGARIIVFNVAGVIRLKSPISVRAPYVTIAGQTAPGDGICVTGQSFLIDTHDVVIRHMRFRRGAQDVAFRDDAVGGNAVGNIMIDHCSASWGLDENMSIYRHVYNRGADGHGLKLPTVNITIQNSIFSEALDTYNHAFGATIGGHNSMFCRNLFASNISRNSSVGMDGDFNFVNNVVFNWWNRSVDGGDHNSFYNMINNYFKPGPITPIGKPISYRILKPEAGRDKNRPLSFGKAYVNGNIIHGNAKVTKDNWDGGVQLKEEVDAAKFLPLIKSDEAFKMPPVTVMDTKKAYTFVLDNVGANFPKRDAVDARVIKTVQTGKAIYAKDAPEFVSPYVKRRLPADSYKQGIITDIRQVGGLPEYKGEAVVDSDGDGMPDIWEIANGLNPNDPTDANMDCNGDGYTNIEKYINGIDTRKKVDWTDLKNNYDTLSKRKSLL, encoded by the coding sequence ATGAACAACATTAAGAAAGTATTATCAGCGTGGATGCTGGTTGCCTGTGTACTACCTGTGGCAGCCCAGTATCCTGTAATTCCGGACTCGGTAAAAGCAAGAGGAGCAAAACAAGAAGCGGAGTTTGAACGGAAATCGGATGCGGCATGGGAAAAAGCTTTGCCGACAGTGTTAGAAGAAGCAAAGAAAGGTCGTCCCTATAAGCCTTGGGCCTCGAAACCCGAAGATTTGATAAAAAGTAATATCCCGGCTTTCCCCGGCGCGGAAGGCGGAGGCATGTATACTCCCGGTGGTCGTGGCGGTAAAGTGATTGTGGTCACTTCGCTGGAAGATTCCGGTCCCGGAACATTACGCGAAGCCTGCGAAACGGGAGGTGCACGTATTATTGTATTCAATGTAGCGGGAGTGATTCGTTTGAAAAGCCCGATTAGCGTACGTGCCCCTTATGTAACGATTGCCGGACAAACAGCTCCCGGAGATGGTATTTGCGTCACCGGACAATCTTTCCTGATCGATACACACGATGTTGTGATTCGCCACATGCGCTTCCGTCGCGGTGCGCAGGACGTAGCTTTCCGTGATGATGCAGTAGGAGGGAATGCGGTTGGGAATATCATGATTGACCATTGCTCCGCCAGTTGGGGATTGGATGAAAACATGTCTATCTACCGTCATGTATACAACAGAGGGGCAGACGGACACGGGCTGAAACTTCCGACAGTAAACATTACCATCCAGAATTCTATTTTCTCTGAAGCATTGGATACCTACAATCATGCTTTCGGTGCAACCATCGGTGGGCATAACAGTATGTTCTGCCGTAATCTCTTTGCTTCCAACATCAGCCGGAATAGTTCGGTAGGTATGGACGGCGACTTTAACTTCGTCAATAATGTTGTTTTCAACTGGTGGAACCGTTCCGTAGACGGAGGCGATCACAACAGTTTCTACAATATGATAAACAACTACTTCAAACCCGGTCCGATCACTCCGATAGGTAAACCGATCTCTTATCGTATTCTCAAACCGGAAGCGGGACGTGACAAAAACAGACCGCTTTCATTCGGAAAAGCATACGTAAACGGAAATATTATCCATGGCAATGCCAAAGTTACAAAAGATAACTGGGACGGAGGCGTACAACTTAAAGAAGAGGTGGACGCCGCAAAGTTTCTGCCGCTAATTAAATCGGACGAGGCTTTCAAAATGCCACCGGTAACTGTAATGGATACCAAAAAAGCTTATACCTTTGTATTAGATAATGTAGGAGCTAATTTTCCGAAACGTGACGCAGTAGATGCACGTGTCATTAAAACCGTACAAACAGGAAAGGCCATTTATGCGAAAGATGCACCGGAGTTTGTCTCTCCTTACGTGAAGAGACGGTTACCGGCTGATTCTTACAAGCAAGGTATCATCACAGATATTCGTCAGGTAGGCGGACTGCCCGAATATAAAGGTGAAGCGGTAGTAGACTCGGACGGCGACGGTATGCCGGATATTTGGGAAATTGCCAACGGATTGAATCCGAATGACCCGACCGACGCCAACATGGACTGCAACGGTGACGGATATACCAATATTGAAAAATACATCAATGGTATAGACACCAGAAAGAAAGTGGACTGGACAGACTTGAAGAACAATTACGATACATTGTCTAAACGGAAAAGTCTGTTGTAA
- a CDS encoding DUF6064 family protein: MEIFWRTIAYYNSATWLLQIVIILIGIALTGLLIGRPRPWVKMAMKFYMIGLYTWISLVYYYIYCEERSYNGVMAMFWGVMAIIWIWDAITGYTTFERTHKYDLLSYVLLAMPFIYPLVSLARGLSFPEMTSPVMPCSVVVFTIGLLLLFAQKVNMFLVLFLCHWSLIGLSKTYFFQIPEDFLLASATIPGLYLFFREYFLNNLHADTKPKAKYINWLLISVCVGLAVLLTTTMFLELVPKG, encoded by the coding sequence ATGGAGATTTTTTGGAGAACAATTGCATATTATAATTCAGCTACCTGGCTTTTACAGATAGTTATTATTCTGATTGGTATTGCATTGACCGGATTGCTTATCGGCCGGCCACGTCCGTGGGTGAAAATGGCGATGAAGTTCTATATGATAGGTCTGTATACGTGGATTTCTCTGGTCTACTATTATATCTACTGTGAAGAGCGTAGTTATAATGGAGTAATGGCTATGTTTTGGGGTGTGATGGCTATCATTTGGATATGGGATGCGATTACGGGATATACTACCTTCGAACGTACCCACAAATATGATTTGCTGTCTTATGTCCTGTTGGCAATGCCTTTTATATACCCTTTGGTTTCATTGGCACGCGGTCTCTCATTCCCGGAAATGACTTCTCCGGTCATGCCTTGTTCGGTAGTGGTGTTTACCATCGGATTGTTATTGCTGTTTGCGCAAAAGGTCAATATGTTTTTGGTATTGTTCCTTTGCCACTGGTCGCTGATCGGATTATCCAAAACTTATTTCTTTCAGATTCCGGAAGATTTCTTGTTGGCAAGTGCCACGATCCCCGGCCTGTATCTTTTCTTCAGGGAGTATTTCCTGAATAATCTGCATGCCGACACCAAGCCGAAAGCCAAATATATCAATTGGCTGTTGATAAGCGTTTGCGTCGGACTGGCCGTGTTGCTGACTACTACCATGTTTTTGGAATTGGTTCCGAAGGGTTAA